A part of Miscanthus floridulus cultivar M001 chromosome 6, ASM1932011v1, whole genome shotgun sequence genomic DNA contains:
- the LOC136461156 gene encoding uncharacterized protein, which translates to MFGNRVNFLSEVLTFKVVDFPGSYHAILGRPCYAKFMAIPNYTYLKLKMPGPSVITMNSAFSHAFTCDHEHFELTTMGINSSELLRLGESLILAVLDCNKPTSSTAFCSLKKTKAVGIDPTNPTKTVRIGT; encoded by the coding sequence atgtttggcaaccgagTCAACTTCctctcggaggtcctcaccttcaaagtggtggattttccagggtcctaccacgccatcttggggcggccatgctacgccaaattcatggcaatccccaactacacctacctcaagctgaagatgccaggaccaagcGTCATCACCATGAATAGCgccttctcacacgccttcacatgcgaccacgagcatttcgagctcaccaccatgggcatcaactcgtccgagctcctaCGGCTTGGGGAATCATTGATTCtggcagtcctagactgcaacaaaccaacctcctcaacgGCCTTCTGCTCGCTCAAgaaaaccaaggcggtgggaatcgatcccaccaacccaaccaagacggtgcggattGGGACCTAG